The nucleotide window CGGCACCCGAGCCATCGCGACGTCGGGTCGCGAACTTCGGAATCGGTCCAGCAGGCGCTGCTCGCGTTCGATCATCCGCATCCGGTCGGCATGCCGCCGCAGCGCGGCGATCTCAGCCGGGTGTTGAGCTTGGCCCCGGTGTTGATCTTGGCCCCGGTGTTGATCTTGGCCCGGATGCTGATCTTGATCGGAGCTCTGCAGGTCTTCGGCGAGCGCCAACGCGCGCTCGGCGGAGATCTCCAACTCGCTGGCGTGGGTGCGGTTGACCACGAGGCCGGAGAGCGGCAGTCCTGATTCGGTCAATCGGTCGACGAAGAAGTTGGCCTCGCGCAGGGTGTCCGGCTCCGGCGTCGCGACCACCACGAAGGTGGTCTGCTCGGAGCTGAGCAGCCGCAGGGTTTCCTGGGCGCGCGCCCGAAACCCGCCGAACAGGGTCTCGAAGGCGGCCGCGAAGGTCTTCACGTCGGTGATGATCTGGGCGCCGAGCACCTTCTCCATCGCCGAGTAGACGAGGTTGAAGCCGACGCTCATCAGCCGGAACGGGCCCTTGGCCGGAGTGAGCAGCATCCGCAGGAACTTGCCGTCCAGCAGGGCCGCCAAATGCTCCGGGGCGTCCAGGAAATCCAGCGCGGAACGCGATGGTGGCGTGTCCACGATGATCAGATCCCAACTGCCGTCGGTCTCCGCCTGGGCGGACAGTTGGCCGAGCTTCTCCATGGCCATGTATTCCTGGGTCCCGGAGAACGATGTCGACAACGCCTGGTAGAAGGGGTTGGCGAAGATCTGTTCGGCCTTGTCCGGTGTGGCGTGCGCGGTGACCACGTCGTCGAAGGTCCGCTTCATGTCCAGCATCATCGCGTCCAGCGATCCGCCGGCGGTGGTGTCGATGCCTTGTACGGGGCGGGGCGTGTTGTCCAGGTTGCCGACGCCGAGCGACTGGGCCAGCCGGCGGGCCGGGTCGATGGTCAGCACGACCGTCTTCCGGCCGGCCTCGGCGGCTCGCACGGCCAGCGCGGCTGAGGTGGTGGTCTTGCCGACGCCGCCGGAGCCGCAGCAGATGATGATCTTGGTCTGCCGATCGTCCAGGGTCGCCTGCAGGTCGAGGGCCCGATTGATCATGCTCGCACCTCGTCGGCCAACTGATCCTGCAGCGTGGCGGCGATGCCGAACAGCGACTCCACCTCGATGCCGAACGGGTCAAGATCAACTTGTACCAGTGGCCGGTCGAGCTGCTGCAGGCGAAGCCGTCGTTGGTGCTCGGCCAGCATCCGCTGTGCGTCGACAGCGAATTCGTCGGCCAAGGCCTTGTTGGCGACGTCGGACAGTCCGGGCACCGCGATCGGCAGCCGATGTTCGGCCGCCAGCGCGAGTTGATCTTGGTCCAGTGACGTCGGTGTGATCATGTTGGCGATCACCGCGCCCAATTCGATCTTGGTCGGCGTCAGGTCGTCGATGGCCTCGACGGTCTCGGTGATCGGCATGTCCTCCAGCAGGGTGACCAGGTGGACGACGGTGTGCTCGGAATGCAGTACGGCGTTGATCGAGTCGGCCTGGCCGCGGATCGGGCCGACCTTGGCCAGATCGGCGACTGCGTCGTGCACGTTGAGGAATTTGGCGATCCGGCCGGTCGGCGGGGCGTCCAGCACGACGGCGTCGTACGCGTTCGGCAGGCCCTTGATCAACCGGCGCGCGACCTCGTACACCTTGCCGGTGAGGAGTACGTCCTGCAGCCCGGGCGCGATCGAGGTGGCGAAATCGACCACCCCGAAGCGATCCAGTGCCTTGCCGGCCAGCCCGAGGTGATAGAAGGTCTCCAGATACTCCATCAGCGCGTTCTCGGGGTCCATCGCCAGCCCGTAGACGGTGCCGCCGTCCGGCGTCTTGATCAGCCGGCGTTCGCCGCGATTGCGCAGCGAGTCGGTGTTGAAGAGTTGGGAGATCGCGTCCCGGCCCTCGACCTCGCAGAGCAACACCCGGCGTCCGTCGGTGGCCAGCGCACAGGCCAGTGAACCGGCGATGGTGGTCTTGCCGGTGCCGCCCTTGCCGCTGACGATATGCAGGGTGTGCCGCGGGCCGTCGGACGGTGGCGGGGTCAGCCAACTCGGCCGGTGCACAGTCGTCATGATCAACTACCTCAGACGTCGGTGATGCGCAGGCCGGCGTGCGCCTTGTACCGCCGGTTGATCGCGATCAGGTTGGCGGTGAACGCCTCCACCTGCGCCGCGTTGCGCAGCCGGCCGCCGTAGATGCCGCGGGCGCCGGGAATCGCCGCGGCGAGATCGCAGACAACACCGATCGCCTGCCGGTCCTCGCCGAGCACCAGCACGTCCAATTCGATCTTGTCCACGTCCGAGTCGTCCAGCAGGGCGGAACTGACGTGGTGGAAGGCTGCGATCACCGTCGAGTCCGGCAGCAGCTCGGCGGCCTCCTGGGCGCTGGATCCGGCCGGCACCGGGACCGGGTACGGGCCGTGCTTGTCGAAGCCGATCCGGTTCACGCAGTCGACCACGATCTTGCTGGCCAGCTTGGGCGCCAGTTCGGTCAGCAACTCGGCGTGGCCGTCGTACGGGACCGCCACGATCACCAGGTCGGCCGCCGCGGCATCGGCGTTCACCGCGCCGCTGACGTCGCCTATCTCGGCGTACTGCTGTGCCGTCTCGGCCGCGCGTTCGGCACTGCGAGAACCGATCACCACCCGATAGCCCGCCGCAGCGAAACGACGCGCCAACCCGCGCCCCTGCGGACCGGTCCCGCCCAGGATCCCGATCGACCCGGGGTGCCCGGGATCAGCGGTGGAGGCGCCTTCAGTCATGGCCCCGATGTTAGTGCGCGCCGGATCCCACCCCGACTTGTCGCCCTGCTCGAATCCTCACGGCCCGCTCATCGCTCCTACTCAGGACCGGCAACGCGGGCCTCAGTAGGGTGAGCGCATGACGAAATGGGAGTACGTGACGGTGCCGGTGCTGGTGCATGCGACCAAGCAGATCCTGGACAACTGGGGTGCCGACGGCTGGGAGCTGGTGCAGATCGTTCCGGGGATGAACGCGGAGAATCTGGTCGCCTACCTGAAGCGGCCGATCGAGGAGCCCGGTTCGGGCAGCCAGGGCTGACCATGGCCGGGGATGTGAACCAGCGGCTAGCCGAGCTCGGGCTGACGCTGCCGGACGTGGCGTCGCCGATCGGTTCCTACCGGCCGGCCGTGGTGCTCGACGGGTTGATCTACAGCTCGGGACAGTTGCCGATGGTCGGCGGCGAGCTCACCGCCGTCGGCAAGGTCGGCGCAGAGGTCTCGGTCGACGAAGCGAGCGAAGCAGCCCGAATCGCTGCCCTGAATGCGGTTGCGGCGGCCGCGGCTGCGGTCGGCGGGGTGGACAAGATCAGCAAGATCGCCAAGGTCGTGGTCTTCGTGGCCAGCGCCCCGGACTTCACCGCGCAACCGACGGTCGCCAACGGCGCCAGCGATCTGCTGGCCGCGATCTTCTCCGAAGACGGCGTGCATGCCCGCAGTGCGGTCGGCGTTGCCGCGCTGCCGCTGGACGCGCCGGTCGAGGTGGAGATCATCGGCAAGGTTGTTTATTGACCATGATCACCTCGTCGCGGGATGTGCTGTCGGCGTTGGATCGGCGGGTGCCCGAGTCGGTGATCGCCAAGATCGACAGTCGGGCCGATTCGGTTGTCGTTCCGCATCCGGCGGCCAGCGTCGTGCTGTTGCGTGATCATGAAGGCGGCGTCGAGACGTACGCCCTGCATCGGCACAGCCGGATGCCGTTCGCGGCCGGCATGGTGGTCTTCCCTGGTGGTCGGCTGGACCCGGTCGACGGCGTACTGTCCGCCGGCTACACACCGACCTCCGGTCCGTTGCTGCGCTGCGCGGTCCGAGAGACCGAGGAGGAGACCGGAGTCCGGCTCGAACCCGAGCAGCTGCAGCCGTGGGCACACTGGATCACTCCCGAGCTGGAACCGCGCCGCTACGACACCTTCTTTTATCTGGCCGAACTGCCGGTCGGACAGACGGCCGCCGACATCTCCGGCGAGACCTGGAAGGCGGAATGGCGTACGCCGGCAGCGCTGCTGGCGGCTGCTGACGCCGGCGAGTTGGCGCTGATGCCGCCGACCCGCTCGATCTTGATCGAGCTGGATTCGTTCGCGACGGTCGCCGACGCGCTGGCCGGCTGTCCGGACCGGCGGGTCGAGACCGTACTGCCGCGGGTGGTTCGCGGACCGGCGGGTTGGATCTTCGACTACTCCGACTTGTCAGTCTCTGGTGTCGTTATAGCAACACCACCGACTGACAAGTCAAGAGACGGCGATGAGCGATGAACGGGTACGAGGCGGTGGCGCCTGGGGTGCAGAGATTGTTGGCGCCCAACCCTGGGCCGATGACCCTGGACGGGACGAACACTTGGGTGATCGGCGATCCGGCCCACATCGCTCCGGTGATCATCGATCCGGGCCCGCTCGACCAAGATCATCTGGAACGGGTACTGGAGATCGCCGGCGGTCAGGCCAGCGCAGTCTGGCTTACCCATCGACATCATGATCATTCCGACGGCGCCGCTCGGATGGCCGAGCTGGCGGGCTGCCAGGTGATGGCCGCCGATCCGGCGTTCGCCAGTGATCAGGACTGCGAGCTCGAGGACGGATACCATCTCGATCTTGGTGAGCTTGCATTGACGGCAGTGGAGACGCCCGGACACACCAGCGATTCGACCTCGTTCTTGATCACCGGGCGACACCAGCCGGCGATGTTGATCACCGGCGACATGGTGCTCGGCCGCGGGACCACGGTGATCACCCATCCCGACGGTGATCTTGCCGACTACTTCGAGTCCCTGCAGACCATGATCAACATCGTTGATGATCATGGCGTGGCCGAGTTGCTGCCCGGCCACGGTGATCGGGTTGGTGACCCGGCCGGGGTGTTGCGCTACTACCGGACCCATCGGCAACAGCGGCTGGATCAGGTGCGGGCGGCGCTGGACTCCGGCGCCCGGGCGCCGATGGACGTGGTCCGGATCGTCTACGCCGACACCGATCCGGGACTGTGGCCGGCCGCGGAGCAGTCCGTCCGCGCACAGCTTGCCTATCTGCAAAGGTCCTGAGCCGTAGCCGGGCGCTGAGCAGCACAAGGACAGTCGACAGCACCTTCACAGCAACGGCATAAGAACCGCGCGCAACCTGGGTGCATGAACGAGAACGTGCCCGGAACCGGGAACGACCCGCAGTGGCCGTCGAGCGCACCGCACGGTGCGGATTCATCATCGGAAGACCTGTCGTCCGAGGACAGGGTCCCGCGGTCGTACGGCGGACAGTCCTCGGCTCAGCAGCCCTACCCGCAGACCGGATTCGGTCAACAGCAGCCGCATCACCCCGGCTACCAGAACGGACCCTCTGATCCGGGTCCGTACGGTCCCGGGACGTACGGCACCGGGTCCTACCAGCCCACTGACCCGTACCGCAGTTCCTTCACCGAACAGTCGACTTACTCGGGTCAGCCCTCCTACGCCGGCCAACAGGACAGCGGCATGCCCGCCGGTGGATCATCGTCGGCTCAGGGCAGCGGCGCAGCGGGCGGTTCACTCCCTCCGACTAGCTACCTCCCGGTCGCGACGCCGGCAGCCAAGCCGCGGCGACGCGGAGCCCTGCTGATCGTGTCGTTGGCGGTTGCGGCGCTGGTCGGCGCCGGAGCGGGTATCGGCTCGTACGCCTATCTTGATCATGGTCAGGCCGGCAGCAGCGTCAATTCACCGATCACGATCAACACCCAGACCGCTCAACAGCAGGCCAAGACCGACGGCACCGTCGAGGGCGCGGCCAAGGTGATCGAGCCGTCGGTGGTGACGATCACCGTGCAGAGCGGCAGCAGCGGCGACATCGGCAGCGGCGTCGTACTGGACAACAGCGGGCACATCCTGACCAACGCACACGTGGTCGCCGACAGCTCGCAGTCGCAGGACGGCTTCCCCGGCAGCCAGCAGCAGTCGCCGACCAAGATCACCGTGACCTTCATGAACGGCAAGACCGCCAGCGCCTCCGTGGTCGGCACCGACGAGACCGATGATCTTGCGGTGATCAAGGTCCATGGTGTCAAGAACCTGACGCCGGCCGACTTCGCCAAGTCGAGTTCGCTGACGGTGGGGCAGTCGGTGGTCGCCGTCGGCGCTCCACTGGGACTGTCCCAGACCGTGACCAGCGGCATCGTCTCCAACACCGCGCGGCCGGTCCGTTCCGGCAACAACAACGACGCCGTCTACATGGCCGTGCAGACCGACGCCGCGATCAACCCGGGCAACTCGGGCGGGCCGCTGGTCAATCTGAACGGTTCGGTGGTGGGGATCAACTCCTCGATCGCCTCCACCGCGGACAGCCAGTCGGGTAGCCAGTCCGGCA belongs to Microlunatus elymi and includes:
- a CDS encoding DUF4177 domain-containing protein → MTKWEYVTVPVLVHATKQILDNWGADGWELVQIVPGMNAENLVAYLKRPIEEPGSGSQG
- a CDS encoding MBL fold metallo-hydrolase, whose translation is MTLDGTNTWVIGDPAHIAPVIIDPGPLDQDHLERVLEIAGGQASAVWLTHRHHDHSDGAARMAELAGCQVMAADPAFASDQDCELEDGYHLDLGELALTAVETPGHTSDSTSFLITGRHQPAMLITGDMVLGRGTTVITHPDGDLADYFESLQTMINIVDDHGVAELLPGHGDRVGDPAGVLRYYRTHRQQRLDQVRAALDSGARAPMDVVRIVYADTDPGLWPAAEQSVRAQLAYLQRS
- a CDS encoding NUDIX hydrolase, with translation MITSSRDVLSALDRRVPESVIAKIDSRADSVVVPHPAASVVLLRDHEGGVETYALHRHSRMPFAAGMVVFPGGRLDPVDGVLSAGYTPTSGPLLRCAVRETEEETGVRLEPEQLQPWAHWITPELEPRRYDTFFYLAELPVGQTAADISGETWKAEWRTPAALLAAADAGELALMPPTRSILIELDSFATVADALAGCPDRRVETVLPRVVRGPAGWIFDYSDLSVSGVVIATPPTDKSRDGDER
- a CDS encoding ArsA family ATPase, coding for MTTVHRPSWLTPPPSDGPRHTLHIVSGKGGTGKTTIAGSLACALATDGRRVLLCEVEGRDAISQLFNTDSLRNRGERRLIKTPDGGTVYGLAMDPENALMEYLETFYHLGLAGKALDRFGVVDFATSIAPGLQDVLLTGKVYEVARRLIKGLPNAYDAVVLDAPPTGRIAKFLNVHDAVADLAKVGPIRGQADSINAVLHSEHTVVHLVTLLEDMPITETVEAIDDLTPTKIELGAVIANMITPTSLDQDQLALAAEHRLPIAVPGLSDVANKALADEFAVDAQRMLAEHQRRLRLQQLDRPLVQVDLDPFGIEVESLFGIAATLQDQLADEVRA
- a CDS encoding RidA family protein yields the protein MAGDVNQRLAELGLTLPDVASPIGSYRPAVVLDGLIYSSGQLPMVGGELTAVGKVGAEVSVDEASEAARIAALNAVAAAAAAVGGVDKISKIAKVVVFVASAPDFTAQPTVANGASDLLAAIFSEDGVHARSAVGVAALPLDAPVEVEIIGKVVY
- the npdG gene encoding NADPH-dependent F420 reductase: MTEGASTADPGHPGSIGILGGTGPQGRGLARRFAAAGYRVVIGSRSAERAAETAQQYAEIGDVSGAVNADAAAADLVIVAVPYDGHAELLTELAPKLASKIVVDCVNRIGFDKHGPYPVPVPAGSSAQEAAELLPDSTVIAAFHHVSSALLDDSDVDKIELDVLVLGEDRQAIGVVCDLAAAIPGARGIYGGRLRNAAQVEAFTANLIAINRRYKAHAGLRITDV
- a CDS encoding S1C family serine protease, yielding MNENVPGTGNDPQWPSSAPHGADSSSEDLSSEDRVPRSYGGQSSAQQPYPQTGFGQQQPHHPGYQNGPSDPGPYGPGTYGTGSYQPTDPYRSSFTEQSTYSGQPSYAGQQDSGMPAGGSSSAQGSGAAGGSLPPTSYLPVATPAAKPRRRGALLIVSLAVAALVGAGAGIGSYAYLDHGQAGSSVNSPITINTQTAQQQAKTDGTVEGAAKVIEPSVVTITVQSGSSGDIGSGVVLDNSGHILTNAHVVADSSQSQDGFPGSQQQSPTKITVTFMNGKTASASVVGTDETDDLAVIKVHGVKNLTPADFAKSSSLTVGQSVVAVGAPLGLSQTVTSGIVSNTARPVRSGNNNDAVYMAVQTDAAINPGNSGGPLVNLNGSVVGINSSIASTADSQSGSQSGNIGIGFAIPADVAVRVASQLIDSGHSADAILGVTIDAGEGGTLGSTTAGVQLHSVNSGGPAAKAGLKAGDTVTAVNDFKVTTADGLIAATHYYAPGTTVTVDYQRDGQSKSTQVTLGTA
- a CDS encoding ArsA family ATPase, with the translated sequence MINRALDLQATLDDRQTKIIICCGSGGVGKTTTSAALAVRAAEAGRKTVVLTIDPARRLAQSLGVGNLDNTPRPVQGIDTTAGGSLDAMMLDMKRTFDDVVTAHATPDKAEQIFANPFYQALSTSFSGTQEYMAMEKLGQLSAQAETDGSWDLIIVDTPPSRSALDFLDAPEHLAALLDGKFLRMLLTPAKGPFRLMSVGFNLVYSAMEKVLGAQIITDVKTFAAAFETLFGGFRARAQETLRLLSSEQTTFVVVATPEPDTLREANFFVDRLTESGLPLSGLVVNRTHASELEISAERALALAEDLQSSDQDQHPGQDQHRGQDQHRGQAQHPAEIAALRRHADRMRMIEREQRLLDRFRSSRPDVAMARVPALPRDVTDLDALRDVGTSLIDQQ